The Caloenas nicobarica isolate bCalNic1 chromosome Z, bCalNic1.hap1, whole genome shotgun sequence genome has a segment encoding these proteins:
- the GAS1 gene encoding growth arrest-specific protein 1 yields MLARSPARHGGGGGRRWPRPAAWLWLAAALGAVWPPRGSLVQGRRLICWQAVLQCQGEPECSYAYNQYAEACAPVLLQQPPAGGGGDGPAAAAGSAASSRRRCPSHCIAALVQLNHTRRGPALEDCDCAQDENCRATKRAIEPCLPRTSSPAAGGPGVMGCTEARRRCDWDSRCSLALNRYMTYCGKLFNGLRCTPECRAVIEDMLAVPKAVLLNDCVCDGLERPICESVKENMARLCFGADMGGNGAGSSGGSDGGLEEYYDEDYEEEPSHKGRDDAEDSAGSEPGFPVQADSAGRPAAAACALLAALLLPLLPQL; encoded by the coding sequence aTGCTGGCCCGCTCGCCCGCTCGGCacggaggcggcggcgggcgccgcTGGCCGAGGCCCGCCGCCTGGCTGTGgctggcggcggcgctgggcgcCGTGTGGCCGCCGCGGGGCTCGCTGGTGCAGGGCCGGCGGCTGATCTGCTGGCAGGCGGTGCTGCAGTGTCAGGGGGAGCCCGAGTGCAGCTACGCTTACAACCAGTACGCCGAGGCGTGCGCCCcggtgctcctgcagcagccgccggcgggaggcggcggggacGGCCCGGCGGCCGCTGCAGGCTCCGCCGCCTCCTCCAGGCGGCGATGCCCCAGCCACTGCATCGCGGCCCTGGTCCAGCTCAACCACACCCGGCGCGGCCCGGCGCTGGAGGACTGCGACTGCGCGCAGGACGAGAACTGCCGCGCCACCAAGCGCGCCATCGAGCCCTGCCTGCCGCGCACCAGCAGCCCGGCGGCCGGCGGCCCCGGCGTCATGGGCTGCACGGAGGCGCGGCGGCGCTGCGACTGGGACAGCCGCTGCAGCCTGGCGCTCAACCGCTACATGACCTACTGCGGGAAGCTGTTCAACGGGCTGCGCTGCACGCCGGAGTGCCGCGCCGTCATCGAGGACATGCTGGCCGTGCCCAAGGCCGTGCTGCTCAACGACTGCGTCTGCGACGGGCTGGAGCGGCCCATCTGCGAGTCGGTCAAGGAGAACATGGCCCGCCTCTGCTTCGGCGCGGACATGGGCGGCAACGGCGCGGGCAGCAGCGGCGGCTCGGACGGCGGCCTGGAGGAGTACTACGACGAGGACTACGAGGAGGAGCCGAGCCACAAGGGGAGGGACGACGCGGAGGACAGTGCGGGCTCCGAGCCCGGCTTTCCCGTGCAGGCGGACAGCGCCGGCcggcccgccgccgcggccTGCGCGCTGCTGGCCGCCCTCttgctgccgctgctgccgcaGCTCTAG